In Cytobacillus oceanisediminis, the following proteins share a genomic window:
- a CDS encoding helix-turn-helix transcriptional regulator, with the protein MDKEFLNVRSLASLLDMSEQTAYKLLREGIIPGRVKVGKSVRFNKEVVLEWLQNGGVTIDCKD; encoded by the coding sequence ATGGATAAAGAGTTTCTAAATGTAAGGTCTCTTGCTAGTTTACTCGACATGTCAGAACAAACTGCTTATAAGTTGTTAAGAGAGGGGATCATCCCTGGTCGTGTAAAAGTTGGTAAGTCTGTACGTTTTAACAAAGAGGTTGTCTTAGAATGGCTGCAAAATGGAGGGGTTACTATTGATTGTAAAGACTGA
- a CDS encoding HNH endonuclease signature motif containing protein, with protein sequence MEQFKSEISNKGERELENSIVDMTDEQFSSYINSLDDSASIEVKEGIKKVRKYNKKIIDELKDKYDNKCQICGEGSKNTYGVSVVEGHHIEEFSLTQNNSPQNIMILCPSHHRIIHKAKGMFNSKTKEITYSNGFIEKLLFNKHL encoded by the coding sequence ATGGAACAATTCAAAAGCGAAATTTCTAACAAAGGTGAAAGAGAACTTGAAAATTCAATTGTCGATATGACTGATGAACAATTTTCCTCTTATATTAATAGTCTAGATGACTCCGCCTCTATTGAAGTTAAAGAAGGCATAAAAAAGGTAAGGAAGTACAATAAAAAAATCATCGATGAATTAAAGGATAAGTATGATAATAAGTGCCAAATTTGTGGAGAAGGCAGCAAAAATACTTATGGAGTATCAGTTGTAGAGGGACATCATATTGAAGAGTTCTCGTTAACACAAAATAATTCGCCACAAAATATTATGATCCTTTGCCCCTCCCACCATAGAATAATTCATAAAGCTAAAGGAATGTTCAACAGTAAAACAAAAGAAATAACGTATTCTAATGGTTTTATTGAAAAATTATTATTCAATAAACACCTATAG